From a single Raphanus sativus cultivar WK10039 chromosome 3, ASM80110v3, whole genome shotgun sequence genomic region:
- the LOC108845219 gene encoding uncharacterized protein LOC108845219 has product MKIFSWNIRGINDCGRQRVVRSWLQSLGSSVGALLETHVQEEKFLRVSGAVAPGWRVDNNYSEAAGGRIWLLWSSNLSVVVYLKTDQFILCEVMDPASGTSCTVAFVYARNTEAERMSLWRDLVAISRNSLIAASPLVVMGDFNQILTAAEHFSIQPYDLPGHFFSWSDKRVEDPILRKLDRVLCNEKWRDCHPEAVSVFEAPGDSDHTHVVITFSSQPQFRKCSFKYFSFISSHPSFISEMVRTWEESIPVGSKMFSLGQRLKKAKLTCRRLNREGFGNIQKKSKDALSELKQIQEQLLSSPSDSLFRQKFVARKKWKFFESAQEIFFSRKARIRWLDCGDANTTFFYKAVVAHQIRNCISYLMDGGCNRIFNLSQIQEMVVAYFKNLLGSEDASLEVITVQELRDLLSYRCPPEVATQLTRIPSE; this is encoded by the exons ATGAAGATATTTAGCTGGAATATAAGAGGTATTAATGATTGTGGTCGTCAGAGAGTAGTTCGGAGTTGGTTACAAAGTTTGGGATCTTCGGTTGGTGCATTGTTGGAGACTCATGTACAGGAGGAAAAATTTCTCAGGGTCTCGGGAGCAGTTGCTCCAGGGTGGAGGGTTGATAATAATTACTCAGAAGCAGCAGGAGGCAGGATTTGGTTGCTGTGGAGTTCGAATCTTTCAGTAGTAGTGTATCTGAAAACGGATCAATTCATTCTATGCGAAGTAATGGATCCGGCTTCGGGTACTAGTTGTACAGTTGCGTTTGTTTATGCCCGGAATACGGAAGCGGAGAGGATGAGTTTGTGGAGGGATCTGGTGGCTATATCTAGAAATTCGTTGATCGCAGCCTCTCCGCTAGTGGTTATGGGGGACTTCAATCAAATCTTAACAGCAGCGGAACACTTCTCTATTCAACCGTATGATTTGCCA GGGCACTTTTTCTCTTGGTCTGATAAGAGAGTGGAGGATCCGATTCTCAGGAAGCTGGATAGGGTGCTCTGTAATGAAAAATGGAGAGATTGTCACCCAGAAGCAGTGAGTGTGTTTGAGGCTCCCGGTGATTCAGATCATACTCATGTAGTCATTACGTTTTCTTCTCAGCCTCAGTTCAGAAAGTGCAGTTTCAAGTACTTCTCGTTTATTTCGTCTCACCCCAGTTTCATCTCTGAGATGGTAAGGACATGGGAGGAAAGCATTCCAGTAGGATCGAAGATGTTCTCTCTAGGGCAGAGATTAAAGAAAGCTAAACTTACTTGCAGAAGACTGAATCGGGAAGGCTTCGGGAATATtcagaaaaaatcaaaagatgcTCTCAGTGAGTTGAAGCAGATTCAAGAGCAGTTATTGTCCTCGCCCTCTGATAGTTTGTTTCGACAGAAGTTTGTCGCTAGGAAGAAGTGGAAGTTTTTTGAGTCAGCTCAGGAGATTTTCTTCAGCAGGAAGGCTAGAATTCGTTGGTTAGATTGTGGAGATGCAAATACTACGTTCTTCTACAAAGCGGTGGTGGCTCATCAGATCAGGAATTGTATCAGTTACCTGATGGACGGGGGATGTAATAGGATCTTCAATCTCTCTCAGATTCAGGAAATGGTCGTGGCTTATTTTAAGAACCTGCTAGGGTCAGAGGACGCTTCGCTTGAGGTGATAACCGTTCAAGAGCTGAGAGATCTTCTATCTTATCGGTGTCCTCCTGAAGTGGCTACTCAGCTCACCCGGATTCCGTCTGAGTAG
- the LOC108847438 gene encoding beta-glucosidase 8, with amino-acid sequence MKLFYFLVTICLSLAFSGRCSDDYSRNDFPEGFVFGSAISAFQWEGAADEDGRTPSILDTMAHSRNGSRALIACDGYHKYKEDVRLMYDMGLDAFRLSISWSRLIPSGRGPVNPKGLLFYKNLIQELKRHGIEPHVTLYHDDLPQALEDEYGGWLDRKIINDFTAYADVCFREFGDTVKFWSTINEPNMLALVNYGGGLVSHIHSSPPFEMVNCSKGTTSTEPYIVLHNMLLAHASTARLYKQNYKHKQNGSVGITCFAFWMVPYTSSEEDEMATQRAKDFLLGWVLHPLVFGDYPKVMRRIVGKRLPSFSEEESYLVKDSSNFLGVIHYRTSYTADLSSPSQGDFLSDMAASIIPIGNSTLVNIDVLPWGLEGVLEYIKQNYGNPPVYILENGRPTNHHSSLNDVGRVEYLHAYIAAVLNSVRNGSSTKGYFQWSFMDLFEFIDPNYTYGLYYVNFSDPELKRSPKTSALWYSCFLNGTTICLQELKNISVSSSPGFSSS; translated from the exons ATGAAGCTTTTCTATTTTCTAGTCACCATTTGTTTGAGTTTAGCTTTCTCTGGAAGATGCAGTGATGATTATAGCAGGAACGATTTTCCGGAGGGATTCGTCTTCGGATCCGCAATTTCAGCTTTTCAG TGGGAAGGAGCTGCTGATGAAGACGGACGGACGCCTAGTATATTGGATACAATGGCTCACTCTC GTAATGGATCTAGAGCACTTATAGCTTGTGATGGGTATCATAAATATAAGGAGGATGTAAGGCTAATGTATGACATGGGTTTAGATGCATTCCGACTCTCCATCTCGTGGTCGCGGCTTATACCAA GTGGAAGAGGTCCTGTGAATCCAAAGGGTTTGCTTTTCTACAAAAATCTCATACAAGAGCTCAAAAGACACG GAATTGAACCGCATGTTACATTGTATCATGATGATCTCCCTCAGGCTCTTGAAGATGAATACGGAGGATGGCTTGACCGCAAAATCAT CAATGACTTCACGGCTTATGCAGACGTTTGCTTCAGAGAGTTTGGGGACACAGTGAAATTCTGGTCAACAATTAATGAGCCCAATATGTTAGCATTGGTAAACTATGGTGGGGGATTAGTCTCACATATTCATAGTTCTCCTCCATTTGAGATGGTCAACTGCTCCAAAGGAACCACTTCAACTGAGCCATATATTGTACTCCATAACATGTTGCTTGCACATGCATCAACCGCGAGATTGTATAAGCAAAATTATAAG CATAAGCAAAATGGATCTGTAGGTATAACCTGTTTTGCATTCTGGATGGTTCCTTATACTAGCTCTGAAGAGGACGAGATGGCAACTCAGAGAGCCAAAGATTTCTTATTAGGCTG GGTTTTGCATCCGTTAGTGTTTGGGGACTATCCTAAAGTGATGAGGAGAATCGTGGGCAAGAGACTCCCAAGTTTTTCGGAAGAAGAATCATATCTCGTTAAAGACTCATCCAACTTCTTGGGAGTCATACACTACAGAACATCGTACACGGCAGACTTATCCAGTCCTAGCCAAGGAGATTTTCTTTCGGATATGGCTGCATCAATAATCC CCATTGGGAATTCCACGCTGGTCAAT ATTGATGTGCTTCCATGGGGTCTTGAAGGAGTGTTGGAATACATAAAGCAAAACTATGGCAATCCTCCTGTCTACATTCTTGAAAACG GTCGACCTACCAACCACCACTCGTCGCTTAATGATGTGGGAAGAGTTGAATACCTTCATGCTTATATCGCTGCCGTGCTTAATTCAGTGAG GAATGGGTCATCGACAAAAGGCTACTTCCAATGGTCCTTCATGGATTTGTTCGAGTTTATCGATCCCAATTATACATATGGGTTATACTATGTGAATTTCAGCGATCCGGAACTTAAGAGATCTCCTAAAACCTCTGCTCTTTGGTATTCTTGTTTTCTCAATGGCACCACCATTTGTTTACAAGAGCTCAAGAACATCTCCGTATCTTCTTCTCCTGGTTTTTCATCTTCTTAA
- the LOC108847440 gene encoding stearoyl-[acyl-carrier-protein] 9-desaturase, chloroplastic — translation MALKLNPLASQPYNFPSSARPPISTFRSPKFLCLASSSPALTSKEVETLKKPFTPPKEVHLQVLHSMPPQKIEIFKSMEGWAEQNLLTHLKDVEKSWQPQDFLPDPASDGFEDQVRELRERARELPDDYFVVLVGDMITEEALPTYQTMLNTLDGVRDETGASPTSWAIWTRAWTAEENRHGDLLNKYLYLSGRVDMRQIEKTIQYLIGSGMDPRTENNPYLGFIYTSFQERATFVSHGNTARHAKEHGDLKLAQICGTIAADEKRHETAYTKIVEKLFEIDPDGTVMAFADMMRKKISMPAHLMYDGRDDSLFDNFSSVAQRLGVYTAKDYADILEFLVGRWKIENLKGLSGEGNKAQDYLCGLTPRIRRLDERAQARAKKGPKIPFSWIHDREVQL, via the exons ATGGCATTGAAGCTTAACCCTTTGGCATCTCAGCCTTACAACTTCCCTTCCTCGGCTCGTCCGCCAATCTCTACTTTCAGATCTCCCAAGTTCCTCTGCCTCGCTTCTTCTTCTCCGGCTCTCACCTCCAA GGAGGTTGAGACTTTGAAGAAGCCATTCACCCCACCAAAGGAAGTGCACCTTCAAGTCCTGCACTCCATGCCACCCCAGAAGATCGAGATCTTCAAATCTATGGAAGGCTGGGCCGAGCAGAACCTTCTAACTCATCTCAAGGACGTGGAGAAGTCGTGGCAGCCCCAGGACTTCTTACCCGACCCTGCATCCGACGGGTTTGAAGATCAGGTAAGAGAGTTGAGAGAGAGGGCGAGAGAGCTCCCTGATGATTACTTTGTTGTTCTGGTGGGAGACATGATCACGGAAGAAGCGCTTCCGACCTATCAAACCATGTTGAACACTTTGGATGGAGTAAGAGATGAAACTGGTGCTAGCCCCACTTCATGGGCTATTTGGACTAGAGCTTGGACTGCAGAAGAGAACCGACATGGTGATCTTCTCAATAAGTACCTTTACTTGTCTGGTCGTGTTGACATGAGGCAGATTGAAAAGACCATTCAGTACTTGATTGGTTCAGGAATG GATCCAAGGACAGAGAACAATCCTTACCTTGGCTTCATCTACACCTCTTTCCAAGAAAGAGCCACCTTCGTCTCTCACGGAAACACAGCACGCCATGCTAAAGAGCATGGAGACCTCAAACTAGCCCAAATATGTGGCACAATAGCTGCAGACGAGAAGCGTCACGAGACCGCTTACACCAAGATAGTTGAGAAGCTCTTTGAGATTGATCCTGATGGTACTGTCATGGCGTTTGCAGACATGATGAGAAAGAAAATCTCGATGCCTGCTCACTTGATGTACGATGGGCGTGATGACAGCCTCTTTGACAACTTCTCTTCAGTGGCTCAGAGGCTCGGTGTTTACACTGCTAAAGACTATGCGGAcattcttgagtttttggttGGGAGGTGGAAGATTGAGAACTTAAAGGGGCTTTCGGGTGAAGGAAACAAAGCACAAGACTACTTATGTGGGCTGACTCCGAGAATCAGGAGGTTGGATGAGAGAGCTCAAGCAAGAGCCAAGAAAGGACCCAAGATTCCTTTCAGCTGGATACATGACAGAGAAGTGCAGCTTTAA
- the LOC108846715 gene encoding LOW QUALITY PROTEIN: L-type lectin-domain containing receptor kinase V.4 (The sequence of the model RefSeq protein was modified relative to this genomic sequence to represent the inferred CDS: inserted 2 bases in 2 codons; substituted 1 base at 1 genomic stop codon), producing MCFVYLKXLVDXIPYLSRYTTIETXDYIIFFPCNPLSLSVIMSPKLWWMVVVIIALSNTESSHCKLVWEGSIGLINGFTSLTNTKKHSYGQAFEEEILTFKNNFTNGTVPSFAVSVFFAIVPEHKNKGSHGMAFVISPTRGTPGASPDQYLGIFNKENNGNSSNHIIAVELDINKDEEFGDIDDNHVGININGMRSVDSHPAGYFDQDGQFRNLSLISGKLLRVTILYSQQTTQLNVTLSSPEEAYYPKKPLLSLNIDLSPYVLENMYVGFSASTGLVGAMHYLWSWIFTYDLNVHELDFPVPTLPPYPNPKSQVKRTLLVTFLTFFLFVALVASALSVFFYKRHKMVKEVLEEWEIQCGPHRFSYKELFKATKGFSDKQLLGKGGFGQVFKGTLPSSDTEIAVKRISHDSRQGMQEFLAEISTIGRLRHPNLVRLQGYCRYKEQLYLVYDYMPNGSLDKYLYGRGTQEQLTWKQRFKIIKDVASALCYLHHEWGQVVIHRDIKPANVLIDHHMDARLGDFGLAKLYDQGFDPQTSRVIGTFGYIAPELIRSGRATTGTDVYAFGLFMLEVSCGRRPIEPRAPNNEFSLAEWTLECWEGGDILEAASERLRGEQDREQVELVLKLGVLCSHQVATIRPDMSKVIKILNGDVQLPDNLLDIVKAEKIRMWSEISVRAFDGLNTQSSIGTLTLTEPFTSQGR from the exons ATGTGTTTCGTGTATCTGAAGTAATTAGTTG TTATTCCCTATTTATCAAGATATACAACAATAGAGA ATGACTATATAATCTTCTTCCCTTGCAACCCTCTCAGTTTATCAGTAATCATGTCTCCTAAACTTTGGTGGATGGTTGTGGTGATCATTGCTCTGTCTAATACTGAGAGCTCTCACTGCAAGCTTGTGTGGGAGGGATCCATCGGGTTAATCAATGGTTTCACGTCGTTGACAAACACCAAGAAGCACTCATATGGTCAAGCCTTCGAAGAAGAGATACTTACTTTCAAGAATAACTTCACAAATGGTACCGTGCCTTCTTTTGCTGTCAGTGTCTTTTTTGCTATTGTCCCTGAGCATAAGAACAAAGGCTCTCATGGTATGGCCTTTGTGATCTCACCCACAAGAGGAACTCCTGGTGCATCTCCTGATCAGTACCTTGGAATCTTTAACAAAGAAAACAACGGTAACAGCTCGAATCATATCATCGCTGTTGAGCTAGATATAAACAAAGATGAAGAGTTTGGTGACATTGATGATAACCATGTTGGTATCAACATTAATGGGATGAGATCTGTTGACTCGCATCCTGCTGGTTACTTTGATCAAGATGGTCAGTTCAGAAACCTTTCTTTGATCAGTGGAAAGCTACTCAGAGTCACGATTCTGTATAGCCAACAAACGACACAGCTTAATGTCACCTTATCATCACCGGAGGAGGCTTATTACCCCAAGAAACCGCTTCTTTCACTGAACATAGATCTGTCACCATACGTTTTGGAGAATATGTATGTAGGCTTCTCTGCCTCAACGGGGTTGGTTGGAGCAATGCATTACTTGTGGAGTTGGATTTTCACTTATGATCTTAATGTTCATGAACTAGACTTCCCTGTACCGACGTTACCTCCATATCCAAATCCAAAGTCTCAGGTAAAGCGGACTCTTCTGGTGACCTTCTTGacattttttctctttgttgcacTTGTTGCCTCAGCTTTAAGTGTCTTCTTCTATAAGAGACACAAAATGGTGAAGGAGGTTCTAGAAGAATGGGAGATCCAGTGTGGTCCTCATAGGTTTTCTTACAAAGAACTCTTTAAAGCCACAAAGGGGTTCAGTGACAAACAGCTCCTAGGTAAAGGAGGGTTTGGTCAGGTCTTTAAGGGTACTCTTCCAAGTTCTGACACAGAGATTGCAGTTAAACGGATCTCTCATGACTCAAGACAAGGAATGCAAGAGTTCTTGGCGGAGATATCGACAATTGGTAGGCTTAGACATCCAAACCTAGTCAGGCTTCAGGGTTACTGTAGGTACAAAGAGCAGCTCTACTTGGTTTATGACTATATGCCCAATGGAAGTCTTGACAAGTACCTCTACGGCAGAGGGACTCAAGAGCAACTCACTTGGAAGCAACGTTTCAAGATCATTAAAGATGTTGCCTCTGCACTATGCTATCTTCATCATGAGTGGGGACAAGTTGTGATTCATAGAGACATCAAGCCTGCTAATGTCCTGATTGATCATCATATGGATGCAAGGCTCGGGGATTTCGGTTTGGCTAAGTTGTACGATCAGGGTTTTGATCCACAGACTTCTAGAGTAATTGGAACGTTTGGTTACATAGCACCTGAGCTCATAAGAAGCGGAAGAGCGACCACAGGGACAGACGTCTATGCTTTTGGGTTGTTTATGCTGGAAGTTTCTTGCGGTAGAAGGCCGATAGAGCCACGAGCACCCAACAACGAGTTCAGCCTTGCTGAATGGACGTTAGAATGCTGGGAAGGTGGAGATATTCTCGAGGCAGCTAGTGAAAGACTCCGTGGAGAACAAGATAGAGAACAGGTTGAGCTTGTTTTGAAACTGGGAGTGTTGTGTTCGCACCAGGTTGCAACAATTAGGCCTGACATGTCTAAGGTGATCAAGATCTTGAACGGTGATGTGCAGCTTCCAGATAATCTACTAGATATTGTCAAAGCAGAGAAGATCAGAATGTGGTCTGAGATATCTGTGAGAGCATTTGATGGTTTGAATACACAAAGTTCCATTGGTACCTTGACGCTTACGGAACCTTTTACCTCTCAGGGACGTTGA